The following proteins are encoded in a genomic region of Gimesia algae:
- a CDS encoding aldo/keto reductase — protein sequence MNPLRNIGNTEIQITPIAMGCWPISGVTSVDVTEQASLATLNAAFESGINFFDTAYCYGYAGESERLIAQALGDRRDQIVIATKGGIHWEGTKQVRDASPSRIRQECDESLLRLNTDRVELYYLHGPDPEISVSESAGAFQELLAAGKIRSVGVSNFTLEQLQEFAGICPISAYQPRYNMLQRDIEKDRLPWCITNNVSVMAYWPLMKGLLAGKLARDHQFAPEDGRQKYPMFHGEEWEKNQDFLEVLRTLANEMNRTVAQIVIRWTIQQTGITCALCGAKRPEQIKENAEVLTFELSDSQLISINRAIEQRGTILS from the coding sequence ATGAACCCGTTACGAAATATCGGAAATACCGAAATTCAAATCACCCCCATCGCTATGGGATGCTGGCCGATTTCGGGTGTCACCAGTGTGGATGTCACAGAACAGGCCAGCCTGGCCACACTGAACGCGGCATTTGAATCCGGGATCAATTTCTTTGACACTGCTTATTGCTATGGCTATGCGGGGGAAAGTGAGCGACTGATTGCCCAGGCTCTGGGGGACCGACGGGACCAGATTGTGATTGCAACCAAGGGGGGCATTCACTGGGAGGGTACAAAACAAGTGCGAGATGCATCACCATCCCGAATCAGGCAGGAGTGTGATGAAAGCCTGCTTAGACTGAATACAGACCGGGTAGAGTTGTACTATCTGCATGGGCCTGACCCTGAAATCTCAGTCAGCGAATCAGCGGGTGCTTTCCAGGAGTTATTAGCCGCTGGAAAAATCCGGTCCGTAGGTGTGTCGAATTTTACTCTGGAACAGCTTCAGGAATTTGCCGGCATCTGCCCCATTTCAGCGTATCAGCCCCGCTACAATATGTTGCAGCGCGACATTGAGAAAGACCGTCTGCCGTGGTGCATAACAAACAATGTCTCCGTGATGGCTTACTGGCCTTTAATGAAAGGGTTACTTGCAGGAAAGCTTGCCCGAGATCATCAGTTTGCGCCGGAAGATGGACGCCAGAAGTATCCCATGTTTCATGGAGAGGAATGGGAGAAAAATCAGGACTTCCTTGAGGTACTGCGAACACTGGCAAATGAAATGAATCGAACGGTGGCTCAAATTGTAATTCGCTGGACCATTCAGCAGACGGGAATTACGTGTGCCCTGTGTGGTGCAAAACGCCCTGAGCAGATCAAAGAAAATGCGGAAGTACTCACTTTTGAGCTGTCAGACTCTCAGCTCATTTCCATCAATCGTGCCATTGAACAACGGGGCACGATTCTCTCTTGA
- a CDS encoding response regulator transcription factor — MLTSTDLIRVVFVDDHMVLVDSIVSRFQRDPDIEVVGTATNADDGLALILETEPDVVILDVELPGRGSFDIAEEIASRLKNTKMIFLTGYLSDIFIELALRVNAKGYLLKGEPIESLIHAIKKASRGEYCFSQSVQERLIFDHKKDRYSIQSKSMLTSLTSRQIEVLRHLARGMSVKEVARSMHLSEKSIDSHKYRIMHKLGIHDRVELARYSIREGLTLP; from the coding sequence ATGTTAACTTCCACAGATTTGATTCGAGTTGTTTTTGTTGATGATCACATGGTTCTGGTAGACTCAATCGTCTCCAGGTTTCAGCGGGACCCTGATATCGAAGTTGTAGGTACAGCCACTAATGCCGATGATGGACTGGCATTGATTCTGGAGACAGAACCCGATGTTGTTATATTGGATGTAGAATTACCTGGGCGTGGGTCTTTTGATATTGCCGAAGAGATTGCCTCTCGATTGAAAAATACCAAAATGATCTTTCTGACGGGTTATCTTTCAGACATCTTCATTGAACTGGCTTTGAGAGTAAATGCAAAAGGTTACTTACTCAAAGGGGAGCCGATCGAATCATTGATCCATGCCATTAAAAAGGCGTCTCGCGGAGAATACTGTTTTTCACAATCGGTCCAGGAGCGACTGATCTTTGACCACAAGAAAGATCGGTATTCGATTCAGTCAAAAAGCATGCTGACCTCTCTGACTTCCCGACAGATTGAAGTGCTCAGGCATCTGGCCAGAGGGATGAGTGTGAAAGAAGTCGCTCGCTCCATGCATCTCTCGGAGAAATCGATCGACAGCCATAAATATCGGATCATGCACAAACTGGGAATTCATGATCGTGTCGAACTGGCTCGTTATTCGATTCGTGAAGGTTTGACTCTGCCATAA
- a CDS encoding chemotaxis protein CheX: protein MTSTSIVGKSELTAEFVNPIISATISVFEMMLSCTPKRTGLSLKQDLIPQHELSAVIGISGKVAGTLVLSLSKSVGIGVLDRMVGISTDEIDDDVCDAVCELANMIAGSAKAQLEHLEASISIPNIITGKGHTVHYPSNVSPICIAFDSEIGTFSIEAGFSDR from the coding sequence ATGACGTCAACCAGTATCGTCGGTAAGTCTGAACTCACCGCAGAATTTGTAAATCCTATCATTAGCGCAACCATCTCTGTATTTGAAATGATGCTGAGTTGCACACCGAAACGAACCGGTTTGAGCCTGAAACAGGATCTCATTCCCCAGCACGAATTAAGTGCAGTCATTGGAATTTCTGGCAAAGTAGCCGGGACGCTCGTATTAAGCCTTTCCAAGAGCGTCGGCATAGGCGTCCTGGATCGTATGGTTGGCATCTCCACAGATGAAATCGACGACGATGTCTGTGACGCTGTCTGTGAATTAGCAAACATGATTGCGGGATCAGCAAAGGCACAGCTGGAACACCTGGAAGCCTCCATCAGTATTCCCAACATTATTACAGGCAAGGGACACACAGTTCATTATCCGTCCAATGTTTCTCCCATTTGTATCGCTTTTGACTCAGAGATCGGGACCTTTTCTATTGAAGCAGGATTTTCTGATCGCTAA
- a CDS encoding response regulator: MKILLVDDSGTMRTIQKRCLSKLGIEDVTEAEDGVQALELFVASSFDIVLSDWNMPNMDGLQLLKEIRQRNKDIPVIMITTEAERARVVTAIQAGVSDYLVKPFTPDSLKSKLERWVTSNA, from the coding sequence ATGAAAATTTTACTTGTAGATGATTCCGGCACAATGAGAACAATCCAGAAACGATGCTTATCGAAACTGGGGATTGAAGATGTGACAGAAGCAGAAGACGGCGTTCAGGCATTAGAACTGTTTGTTGCCTCGAGTTTTGACATCGTGTTAAGCGACTGGAATATGCCAAACATGGATGGCCTCCAGTTGCTGAAAGAAATTCGTCAGCGTAATAAAGATATTCCCGTCATCATGATTACAACAGAGGCAGAGCGTGCCCGAGTCGTCACAGCGATCCAGGCAGGTGTTTCTGACTATCTGGTTAAGCCATTTACTCCCGACAGTTTGAAAAGCAAACTGGAACGCTGGGTCACATCCAACGCTTGA
- a CDS encoding sensor domain-containing diguanylate cyclase produces the protein MISPEKIWSSDQLPTLPAVAVKLLDLSKNPDTDIKEVIETIKADPAITAKILKASNSSFFSLRSECKGIERAVPLLGTMVVTSLALSFSLSESAITHGPLKSRFDSYWKQSIIQSAAAELLATKAGFDLKYDSFLIGLLQDIGHLAMLRSIPTDLLSVLEQAEKEQRETVEVESAELGINHTEVGVKMMERWQLSEQFQTAIQHHHDSVAQLKTLESHPDFNLIIIIATSAAIGDYFCSPNSGLALQKLQDLTSEFYNMPHDDLHGFLEQVQARFEEAAQIFAVNMDDIESPFEIMAKANEQLVQMTMKAQVDTTQAFARQAVIEEQKNKLESENKQLQSKAIHDPLTKTYNRSYFNENFEKELYSCSRTAQPIGIIFSDIDRFKNLNDTYGHQFGDLVLQRVAKVASDSTRRSDVFCRYGGEEFVIMVNNPSEKGIHDLAERLRKLIENEVIEFEGTRVPVTASLGAVVGIPPRDLTGFAERLIAEADEAMYESKENGRNQVHIRSIITKDDQELHKLIKRCRFSRWLVTKAVFDIPTISKALLKCPQQQTQTRIGELAIAEKMISEDGVSKILELQQLKGMRFGEIAIQQNFLTQEQTAYLLALQVEPPIVLGKTLISLNLLESAQTAELIKQYLAEMKPCSIPAGEHQNQLANS, from the coding sequence ATGATTTCTCCTGAAAAAATCTGGTCTTCTGATCAATTACCAACTTTGCCTGCTGTCGCTGTAAAGTTACTGGATCTTTCCAAGAACCCAGATACAGATATCAAAGAAGTTATTGAAACGATTAAAGCAGACCCGGCGATTACTGCAAAAATTCTGAAAGCAAGCAATTCTTCATTTTTTAGTTTAAGATCGGAATGCAAAGGAATTGAGCGGGCTGTCCCACTGCTGGGGACGATGGTCGTTACCTCACTGGCATTGAGCTTCTCGCTGTCTGAATCGGCAATTACCCACGGGCCACTCAAATCTCGATTTGACTCATATTGGAAACAGTCCATCATCCAGTCGGCTGCTGCAGAACTGCTAGCTACTAAAGCCGGTTTTGATTTAAAGTATGACAGCTTCCTGATCGGGCTGCTGCAGGATATTGGCCACCTTGCCATGCTCAGATCTATTCCGACAGATTTATTATCGGTTCTGGAACAGGCCGAGAAAGAACAACGTGAAACGGTTGAAGTAGAATCAGCAGAACTGGGAATCAACCACACAGAGGTGGGTGTTAAAATGATGGAACGCTGGCAATTGTCAGAACAGTTCCAGACTGCAATCCAACATCACCATGACTCAGTAGCACAACTGAAAACACTTGAATCACACCCTGACTTCAACCTGATTATCATCATCGCCACATCGGCAGCAATTGGTGACTACTTCTGCTCCCCTAACAGTGGTCTGGCATTACAGAAACTTCAGGATTTAACATCTGAGTTTTACAATATGCCACACGATGACCTGCATGGCTTTCTGGAGCAGGTACAGGCACGCTTCGAAGAAGCTGCTCAGATTTTTGCGGTCAACATGGATGATATTGAATCCCCGTTTGAAATCATGGCCAAAGCAAACGAGCAACTGGTTCAGATGACCATGAAAGCCCAGGTCGACACAACACAGGCGTTTGCCCGGCAGGCTGTTATTGAAGAACAAAAAAACAAACTGGAATCAGAAAATAAACAGCTCCAGAGCAAAGCCATTCATGACCCACTGACCAAAACCTACAACCGCAGCTATTTCAATGAAAATTTTGAGAAGGAACTCTATTCCTGCTCTCGTACTGCACAACCGATCGGCATTATCTTTTCCGATATCGATCGCTTCAAAAATCTGAACGATACTTACGGGCATCAGTTCGGTGATCTGGTATTACAGCGTGTAGCCAAAGTCGCCAGTGATTCGACGCGACGTTCGGATGTCTTCTGCCGTTATGGTGGTGAAGAGTTTGTCATCATGGTCAATAATCCTTCTGAGAAAGGAATTCACGATCTGGCAGAACGACTCCGCAAACTGATCGAAAACGAAGTCATCGAATTCGAAGGAACCCGAGTCCCGGTCACCGCCAGCCTGGGGGCCGTTGTAGGGATCCCTCCCAGGGATTTAACCGGATTTGCAGAACGGCTGATTGCCGAAGCAGATGAAGCTATGTACGAGTCCAAAGAGAATGGTCGAAACCAGGTACATATCCGTTCGATTATTACCAAAGATGATCAGGAACTGCACAAGTTAATCAAACGTTGCCGCTTCAGTCGCTGGTTGGTGACAAAAGCAGTTTTTGATATACCCACCATATCCAAAGCATTACTCAAATGTCCACAGCAGCAAACCCAGACTCGAATCGGTGAACTCGCCATCGCAGAAAAAATGATCTCCGAGGATGGTGTTTCCAAAATCCTGGAACTGCAGCAGCTCAAGGGTATGCGATTTGGAGAAATCGCGATTCAGCAGAATTTCCTGACACAGGAACAGACGGCCTATCTGCTGGCCTTACAGGTCGAACCACCGATTGTACTCGGGAAAACTTTAATTTCGCTGAATTTGCTGGAAAGCGCTCAGACTGCTGAACTAATCAAGCAATATCTTGCAGAAATGAAACCCTGTTCAATACCAGCGGGTGAGCATCAGAATCAGTTAGCAAATTCGTAA
- a CDS encoding sodium:proton antiporter gives MNLIADTSTQLDATHLVSTTEQPHSDQHAHAEPPAFYSVIPFALLLLCIAFLPLIHKTEEWWEHNKNRLLVAVSLGLVTLLYYTFVYGHGVIDHGTHEMSAPGFPAAIVVLKNALLVEYIPFIALLFSLYVISGGIAFNGNLVGRPRLNTAILAIGAAISSFIGTTGAAMLLIRPLLKANAKRDYVAHTIIFFIFVVCNTGGCLLPIGDPPLFLGFLRGVPFTWTLNLWPMWLAMNLCLLAIYFVYDSIRYKKENREKVEAPPETIEPFALRGGLNFLWLLMVIFCVALLDPSKPVPYTDGWHAPHFLREVCMFGLAGISLLTTSKSIRVQNSFNYEAILEVAALFVGIFICMQAPVQILNVYGGSLGIDAPWKFYWATGTLSSFLDNAPTYVVFFETAKAAPTPGSEIAGVNELVLIAISLGSVFMGAMTYIGNGPNFMVKAIAEKNNIRMPSFFGYMVYSCIVLLPLSLLLTIVFLL, from the coding sequence ATGAACTTAATCGCTGATACGTCTACGCAACTGGATGCAACACACTTAGTATCCACAACAGAACAGCCGCACTCAGATCAGCATGCTCACGCTGAGCCACCTGCCTTCTACAGTGTCATTCCGTTTGCCTTGCTATTGCTGTGTATCGCTTTTCTTCCCTTGATTCACAAAACGGAAGAATGGTGGGAGCATAACAAAAACCGACTGCTGGTCGCTGTCAGTCTCGGGCTGGTCACGCTGCTCTATTACACATTCGTCTATGGCCATGGTGTAATTGATCACGGAACTCACGAGATGTCTGCTCCCGGGTTCCCAGCTGCGATTGTTGTTCTTAAAAACGCATTACTGGTGGAATACATTCCGTTTATTGCCCTGCTCTTCAGCCTGTATGTGATCAGCGGTGGTATTGCCTTCAATGGAAATCTGGTCGGCCGCCCAAGGTTGAATACCGCCATCCTCGCCATCGGTGCTGCAATTTCCAGTTTCATTGGAACCACCGGCGCAGCCATGTTACTGATTCGTCCACTGCTGAAAGCAAACGCAAAACGCGATTATGTGGCTCATACCATCATATTTTTCATCTTTGTCGTCTGTAATACCGGCGGATGTCTGTTACCAATTGGAGACCCTCCCCTCTTTCTGGGGTTCCTGAGAGGTGTTCCGTTCACATGGACACTCAATCTGTGGCCGATGTGGCTGGCAATGAATCTCTGCCTGCTGGCGATTTATTTCGTCTACGACAGCATTCGCTATAAGAAGGAAAACCGGGAAAAGGTCGAAGCACCGCCGGAAACCATCGAGCCTTTCGCACTCCGAGGCGGGCTTAACTTTCTCTGGTTACTGATGGTGATCTTCTGTGTCGCCTTGCTTGATCCATCCAAACCGGTTCCTTACACAGATGGCTGGCATGCTCCCCACTTTCTAAGGGAAGTCTGCATGTTTGGTCTCGCAGGTATCTCCTTACTCACCACATCTAAAAGTATCCGGGTACAGAATTCCTTCAATTATGAAGCCATTCTGGAAGTCGCAGCGTTATTTGTCGGGATCTTTATCTGCATGCAGGCACCCGTTCAAATCCTGAACGTTTATGGAGGCTCTCTGGGAATTGATGCCCCCTGGAAATTTTACTGGGCCACAGGCACACTCTCCAGCTTCTTAGACAATGCCCCTACCTATGTGGTCTTCTTTGAAACGGCCAAAGCTGCTCCTACACCTGGATCTGAGATTGCGGGAGTGAATGAGCTTGTACTCATCGCCATCAGTCTGGGGTCTGTCTTCATGGGTGCGATGACATATATCGGAAACGGTCCTAACTTCATGGTCAAAGCCATCGCCGAAAAGAATAACATCCGCATGCCCAGTTTCTTTGGCTACATGGTTTACAGCTGTATTGTATTACTTCCCCTGTCGCTCCTGTTAACGATTGTGTTTCTGCTTTAA
- a CDS encoding SGNH/GDSL hydrolase family protein — MRFSMVITKLVYTITLGLFLITASLLQAQEAQQQAHKAPLSKLELESGDSIVFLGDSITHQCLYTQYVEDFFYTRYPKMRLKFHNAGVGGAKAWDALVRFDRDVAAYKPKYVTILLGMNDGQYQPFNEEIFQTYYSDMKELITKIEAINAKPILMTPTMFDARAARMGKRKRDPSAVELYNSVLAYYGTWLREVAAESGFGFVDMYGPLNNITIAARQKDPDFTIIRDAVHPDAPGQVVMAFALLSDMNVKRQVSRITISEKANGEPVATARGGKLTDLAYDDDGVSFTWLADSLPWVVPEEAQLGAELTKLGHRMSQEALSIHGLPAGRYELTIDGEVAGQYSNTTLAQHIELQGNSKTPQYQQAMKVALLNKERNNGPVKNKRNSWRTFQQFARLKRELDAQEGEKNTQKLEGLKKQLTTQEKTIQESEAAALALEDKIYEVNQPVARKYVLKKVAAGKKQK, encoded by the coding sequence ATGAGATTTTCAATGGTCATAACAAAGCTGGTCTATACCATTACGCTGGGGCTATTCTTAATAACAGCCAGTCTGTTGCAGGCTCAGGAAGCACAGCAGCAGGCTCACAAAGCACCTTTGTCAAAACTGGAGCTGGAATCGGGAGATTCCATTGTATTTCTGGGTGACAGCATTACTCACCAGTGTCTGTATACGCAATACGTGGAAGACTTCTTTTACACACGTTATCCCAAAATGCGATTGAAATTCCATAATGCGGGTGTTGGAGGAGCCAAGGCCTGGGATGCTCTGGTGCGTTTTGATCGGGATGTGGCTGCTTATAAACCCAAGTATGTCACCATTCTGCTGGGGATGAATGATGGGCAGTATCAGCCATTCAATGAAGAAATCTTTCAGACCTATTACAGTGACATGAAAGAGCTGATTACTAAAATTGAAGCGATCAATGCCAAGCCCATCTTGATGACCCCTACGATGTTCGATGCTCGGGCGGCAAGAATGGGTAAGCGGAAACGGGATCCCAGTGCTGTGGAGTTGTATAACTCGGTACTGGCCTATTATGGAACCTGGTTGCGGGAAGTGGCAGCGGAATCCGGTTTTGGATTTGTCGACATGTATGGCCCCTTGAATAACATCACTATAGCGGCACGGCAGAAAGATCCCGACTTTACCATTATCCGTGATGCCGTTCATCCTGATGCTCCGGGTCAGGTCGTGATGGCTTTTGCATTGCTCTCTGACATGAATGTGAAACGTCAGGTATCCCGTATTACGATCAGTGAAAAAGCCAATGGAGAGCCGGTCGCCACTGCAAGAGGCGGAAAACTGACTGACCTGGCTTATGATGACGATGGTGTTTCTTTTACCTGGCTGGCGGACAGTCTGCCCTGGGTCGTGCCGGAAGAAGCACAGCTGGGAGCGGAACTGACGAAGCTGGGACATCGCATGAGCCAGGAAGCTCTGTCGATTCACGGATTGCCTGCTGGTCGCTATGAACTGACGATTGACGGTGAAGTAGCTGGTCAGTATTCCAATACCACTTTAGCACAGCATATTGAGTTACAGGGCAATTCAAAAACACCTCAATATCAGCAGGCAATGAAAGTGGCGCTGCTGAATAAAGAACGCAATAACGGTCCAGTAAAAAATAAACGTAACAGCTGGCGTACATTCCAGCAGTTTGCACGCCTGAAACGCGAACTGGATGCACAGGAAGGTGAGAAGAACACCCAGAAGCTGGAGGGACTGAAGAAGCAACTGACTACTCAGGAAAAAACGATTCAGGAGAGTGAAGCTGCTGCTCTGGCTTTGGAAGATAAGATTTACGAAGTGAATCAGCCTGTGGCGCGGAAATATGTCTTAAAGAAAGTAGCCGCCGGTAAGAAGCAGAAATGA
- a CDS encoding DUF1572 family protein, whose amino-acid sequence MPSAADQITREYILESIHLLEQSVHKIEHCLNQLDSDQIWWRPEPELNSIGNLILHICGNLNQWAVKGIPDLKDERQRDLEFRADVRLSLNELTGLMNQTVAQAGAVIQSLSPEKLLETRQIQGFTVTVLGAISHTVSHFVGHTHQMIYLTRLQLGKAYQFDWSPHSQQKRVPI is encoded by the coding sequence ATGCCATCTGCTGCCGATCAGATTACCCGCGAATATATATTAGAATCAATCCATTTACTGGAGCAGTCTGTTCATAAAATCGAGCACTGTCTGAACCAGCTTGATTCCGATCAAATCTGGTGGCGACCCGAACCGGAGCTTAACAGCATTGGGAATCTGATTCTGCATATTTGCGGCAACTTGAATCAGTGGGCCGTCAAAGGAATTCCTGACCTGAAGGATGAGCGACAACGTGACCTGGAATTCCGCGCAGATGTCAGACTCTCCTTAAATGAGTTAACTGGATTGATGAATCAGACCGTTGCGCAGGCAGGCGCCGTCATTCAGTCGCTTTCGCCAGAGAAGTTACTGGAAACACGTCAGATCCAGGGGTTCACGGTGACAGTTCTGGGAGCCATTTCTCATACGGTTTCCCATTTTGTTGGCCACACACATCAAATGATCTATCTGACACGCCTGCAACTGGGGAAAGCATATCAGTTTGACTGGTCCCCGCATTCGCAGCAGAAACGTGTGCCGATTTAG
- a CDS encoding ROK family transcriptional regulator, producing the protein MQSPHRPSLLRKMNVRKVLEVIQSQGTLTRADVMRCSGISAPTVSKAVSALLEAGLLEERETAEFSVGRPGKLLQLPRFSAQVIGVVLEWDYCSIVASGLDGHLHEDKLDRFKTPQSYSELIEIISGKILNLVEKEEIPALGVGITVPGLVNSNDGRIFLASNLHIVDGQAPAIDIASRTDLECVLVQKSTSLCLSEKTYGAGQSVEDFINLDVTSGFGMGVFTGGQLLDGQHGLAGEIAHITVEPEGGRMCGCGNLGCLETVATDLALTHYVSKRLGKDLEFEAIAELVKQGELDITPELDHTIEFLAIGVAAAINIFNPANIFITARLFDLRDDVFDKMCEIAKSRALQPSSSSCEIERSKGNKYLGAVAGIINHLANSLGPRLT; encoded by the coding sequence ATGCAATCCCCACACCGACCGAGCTTACTACGAAAAATGAACGTTCGTAAGGTTTTGGAAGTTATCCAGAGCCAGGGAACATTAACACGTGCTGATGTCATGCGTTGCTCAGGAATCAGTGCCCCTACAGTATCGAAAGCCGTCAGTGCTCTATTGGAAGCCGGGCTGCTCGAAGAACGGGAGACGGCTGAGTTTTCTGTAGGGCGACCGGGCAAATTGTTACAACTCCCCCGTTTCAGTGCACAGGTGATTGGGGTTGTTCTGGAATGGGATTATTGTTCGATTGTGGCATCCGGTCTGGACGGTCATTTGCATGAAGACAAACTGGATCGCTTTAAAACACCACAGAGCTATTCAGAGCTGATTGAAATTATTTCGGGTAAGATTCTGAATCTGGTTGAAAAGGAAGAGATTCCTGCGCTGGGTGTCGGGATTACCGTGCCTGGTCTGGTTAACAGTAACGATGGTCGTATTTTCCTGGCTTCGAACCTGCATATTGTTGATGGACAGGCTCCTGCGATCGACATCGCCAGCCGTACCGATCTGGAATGTGTGCTCGTACAGAAATCGACTTCGTTATGTCTGTCAGAGAAGACCTATGGAGCAGGTCAGTCTGTGGAAGATTTTATTAACCTGGATGTCACATCGGGATTTGGGATGGGTGTCTTCACGGGGGGGCAGTTGCTGGATGGCCAACATGGTCTGGCTGGTGAAATTGCACATATCACAGTTGAACCCGAAGGGGGACGCATGTGTGGTTGTGGAAATCTGGGATGCCTGGAAACCGTTGCCACCGATTTAGCATTGACCCATTACGTTTCGAAGCGACTTGGTAAGGACCTCGAATTCGAAGCGATTGCAGAGCTGGTCAAGCAGGGCGAACTAGATATTACTCCCGAGCTGGATCACACGATTGAGTTCCTGGCTATTGGTGTTGCTGCGGCAATCAATATTTTCAATCCGGCGAACATCTTTATTACTGCACGATTGTTCGATCTGCGTGATGACGTATTCGATAAGATGTGTGAGATTGCAAAGAGTCGCGCTTTACAGCCTTCCTCCAGTTCCTGTGAAATTGAACGTTCCAAAGGGAATAAATATCTGGGGGCTGTCGCCGGTATTATCAACCACCTGGCAAATTCATTAGGACCACGTTTGACTTAG
- a CDS encoding mechanosensitive ion channel family protein → MWSIIFAEEKPVTAEDPLHAVSGVWDTVKEYLAREGTHLSINIVMALLIFLVGKWITNILSRFCNRLMKQAKVDDTLARFLSNIIYSILMVMVILAAISKLGINTNSLAAVLAAAGFAIGMAFQGTLGNFASGVMLILFKPFRVGDYIEAGGTAGIVEEIQIFSTHLRTGDNIAIVVPNGQISGGTIRNFSKKPTRRIDLVIGCGYDDDLRAVKSFLEEVVQGDERVLSDPAPVVAVNELGDSSVNFVVRPWVNNADFWTTRWDLIERIKLGFDERGFNIPYPTRDLHVYNESLVSGD, encoded by the coding sequence ATGTGGTCGATTATTTTCGCAGAGGAAAAGCCTGTAACGGCAGAAGATCCACTGCATGCAGTGAGTGGAGTCTGGGATACAGTGAAAGAATATCTGGCAAGGGAAGGAACCCATTTAAGCATTAATATTGTAATGGCCCTGCTGATATTTCTGGTGGGTAAGTGGATTACCAACATTCTCAGTCGATTCTGTAACCGATTGATGAAACAGGCGAAGGTCGATGACACGCTGGCTCGTTTTCTGTCAAACATCATCTATTCTATCTTGATGGTGATGGTGATTCTGGCTGCGATTTCAAAACTGGGAATCAATACGAACTCCCTGGCTGCGGTATTGGCGGCAGCTGGTTTTGCGATTGGGATGGCGTTCCAGGGGACACTGGGAAATTTTGCTTCGGGAGTGATGCTGATTTTATTCAAACCATTTCGCGTGGGTGATTATATTGAAGCAGGTGGCACGGCGGGGATAGTTGAAGAAATCCAGATCTTCTCCACCCATCTGCGGACCGGCGACAATATTGCGATTGTGGTTCCGAATGGCCAGATTTCCGGAGGAACGATCAGGAATTTTTCCAAAAAGCCGACCAGAAGAATCGATCTGGTGATTGGTTGTGGATATGACGATGATCTGAGGGCCGTCAAGTCGTTTCTGGAAGAAGTCGTGCAGGGAGATGAGCGGGTACTTTCTGACCCTGCACCCGTTGTCGCCGTAAATGAACTGGGTGACAGCAGTGTGAACTTTGTTGTGCGTCCCTGGGTGAACAATGCAGATTTCTGGACGACACGCTGGGACCTGATAGAGCGGATCAAACTGGGCTTTGATGAGCGAGGTTTCAACATTCCCTATCCAACCCGCGATTTACATGTTTATAACGAGTCTCTGGTCTCTGGCGACTGA